Proteins co-encoded in one Actinoallomurus bryophytorum genomic window:
- a CDS encoding MarR family winged helix-turn-helix transcriptional regulator codes for MENPSEETPAGWESLPSWLLTQTANHAHRLVADGFSSVQARGYHYRLLATLEELGPASQAALGRRSGIHLSDMVATINELADRALVERAPDPSDRRRNIVSLTAAGKRQLRRLEKRLAETQDELLAPLSPEERRRLTGLLSRLLDHHNRRTASS; via the coding sequence ATGGAGAACCCGTCCGAGGAGACGCCCGCCGGCTGGGAGAGCCTGCCCAGCTGGCTGCTCACCCAGACCGCCAACCACGCGCACCGGCTGGTGGCCGACGGGTTCTCGTCCGTCCAGGCCCGCGGCTACCACTACCGCCTGCTGGCGACGCTGGAGGAGCTCGGCCCGGCCAGCCAGGCCGCGCTGGGCCGCCGTAGCGGCATCCACCTCAGCGACATGGTCGCGACGATCAACGAGCTCGCCGATCGCGCCCTGGTCGAGCGCGCCCCGGACCCCTCCGATCGGCGGCGCAACATCGTCTCGTTGACCGCCGCGGGCAAGCGGCAGCTGCGGCGGCTGGAGAAGCGGCTGGCCGAGACCCAGGACGAACTGCTGGCTCCGCTGTCACCCGAGGAGCGGCGGCGGTTGACCGGGCTGCTGTCCAGGCTGCTGGACCACCACAACCGGCGGACCGCGTCGTCGTGA
- a CDS encoding cyanophycinase: protein MKRLAMVSAATVLAATMLTPAHAEPASRGTMIMIGGALSDGNKEIYQEIVRRAGGARARIGVITAASLPPSQDPHAGTPMAANSVTNGRFYVDILKRYGAGGVRWIPVDLDHVAAADSAAVVRQVSSMTGFVFGGGDQYRLVATLLHGAAHTDSRVLAAIRARFDQGAVVVGTSAGAQIQAGRDMVTGGASYQALRDGTHDGYFDDDTVLADLPAGGFGLFGAGLLDTHFSANGRLGRAVRLASDRGHERVFGLDPDTALEATGDSLRVLGRHGVSVIDLRGATSGSRGGYWSISGVRWSYLTAGAVYHPAAWSSEMPSGTPALTPADRTAVSPVEDIFDSAAADHKGFRLTRAALDLAGAGRSALLLGMTYETSPEFVVELRKGDGFAAYGNGTGDAVAFAGLSVSMYSSARRP from the coding sequence ATGAAACGACTCGCGATGGTGTCTGCGGCTACGGTTCTGGCGGCGACGATGCTGACGCCCGCGCACGCCGAGCCGGCTTCGCGCGGCACCATGATCATGATCGGCGGGGCGCTGTCGGACGGCAACAAGGAGATCTATCAGGAGATCGTCCGGCGGGCCGGTGGGGCGCGTGCGCGGATCGGTGTGATCACCGCGGCGTCGCTTCCGCCGAGTCAGGACCCGCACGCCGGTACGCCGATGGCGGCGAACAGTGTCACCAACGGCCGTTTCTACGTCGACATCCTCAAGAGGTACGGCGCGGGTGGTGTGCGGTGGATCCCGGTGGACCTGGACCATGTCGCGGCGGCGGACAGTGCCGCGGTGGTCCGGCAGGTGTCGTCGATGACGGGGTTCGTGTTCGGTGGCGGTGACCAGTATCGGCTCGTGGCGACGTTGCTGCATGGTGCGGCGCACACCGACAGCCGGGTGCTGGCGGCGATCCGTGCCAGGTTCGACCAGGGTGCGGTCGTGGTGGGGACGAGCGCCGGCGCGCAGATCCAGGCGGGTCGTGACATGGTCACGGGCGGGGCGAGCTACCAGGCGTTGCGGGATGGCACCCATGACGGGTACTTCGACGATGACACGGTGCTGGCGGATCTGCCGGCGGGTGGGTTCGGGTTGTTCGGCGCGGGGCTGCTCGACACGCATTTCTCCGCGAACGGTCGGCTGGGGCGTGCGGTGCGGCTGGCCTCGGACAGGGGGCACGAGCGGGTGTTCGGTCTTGATCCGGACACGGCGCTGGAGGCGACGGGTGACTCGCTGCGGGTGCTGGGCCGGCATGGCGTGTCGGTGATCGACCTGCGTGGGGCGACGTCGGGTTCACGCGGCGGGTACTGGTCGATCAGTGGTGTGCGCTGGAGTTATCTCACGGCTGGGGCCGTCTACCATCCGGCGGCCTGGTCGAGTGAGATGCCTTCCGGTACTCCTGCGCTGACGCCCGCGGACCGTACGGCGGTCTCCCCCGTCGAGGACATCTTCGATTCGGCCGCGGCCGACCATAAGGGGTTCCGGTTGACCCGTGCGGCGTTGGATCTGGCGGGTGCGGGGCGGTCGGCGCTGCTGCTGGGCATGACGTACGAGACGAGCCCGGAGTTCGTGGTGGAGCTGCGCAAGGGGGACGGGTTCGCGGCGTACGGCAACGGGACGGGCGATGCCGTCGCCTTCGCCGGTCTGAGTGTGTCGATGTACTCCTCGGCGCGGCGGCCGTGA
- a CDS encoding tyrosine-type recombinase/integrase has product MTRASSSGFAGERPVSFADAKAEFFLSIRPAKPAPGTVSGYDSDLRIIGELAARSCGVPLADLRVDRLTGRVLRAAFAEFADDHAAASILRAWSAWNRFMNFAVAEEFVEGNPMAAVPHPKAPSKAPKPFQGDGTAQTLLEKIAAGAREARDPWVERDLVALAFPLVTGARSAELLGVTLGSFGGSPGDRRVQLTGKGGKTRSVPVEVPLERLVDAYLLSRMERFGLATLPLTSPLLVNTGNEPLRRGGLQYLVGQCYRFAGVHDRVSRGALVHTLRHEFATRLAENGASAHELKELLGHSSITTGQHYVESTARELRLTASSSPTYGVLDALLADAPPP; this is encoded by the coding sequence ATGACGCGTGCTTCCAGTAGCGGGTTCGCCGGCGAGCGTCCGGTGTCGTTCGCCGATGCCAAGGCGGAGTTCTTCCTCTCGATCCGGCCGGCGAAGCCCGCCCCCGGCACGGTCTCCGGGTACGACAGCGACCTGCGCATCATCGGTGAGCTCGCCGCGCGTTCGTGTGGTGTGCCCCTGGCGGATCTGCGGGTCGACCGGCTGACCGGCCGTGTCCTGCGGGCCGCGTTCGCGGAGTTCGCCGATGACCATGCCGCGGCGAGCATTCTGCGTGCGTGGTCGGCGTGGAACCGGTTCATGAACTTCGCGGTGGCCGAGGAGTTCGTCGAGGGGAACCCGATGGCGGCGGTCCCCCATCCCAAGGCGCCGTCGAAGGCACCGAAGCCGTTCCAGGGTGACGGGACGGCGCAGACCCTGCTGGAGAAGATCGCCGCGGGGGCGCGTGAGGCGCGGGACCCGTGGGTGGAGCGTGATCTGGTCGCCCTGGCGTTTCCCTTGGTCACCGGGGCGAGGTCGGCGGAGTTGCTGGGGGTGACGCTGGGCTCGTTCGGTGGCTCCCCCGGTGACCGGCGGGTCCAGTTGACCGGTAAGGGCGGTAAGACGCGGAGTGTGCCGGTGGAGGTGCCGCTGGAGCGGCTCGTCGACGCGTACCTGCTGTCGCGGATGGAGCGCTTCGGGCTGGCGACGCTCCCCCTGACCTCTCCCCTGCTGGTCAACACGGGTAACGAGCCGTTGCGCCGTGGTGGGCTGCAGTATCTGGTGGGTCAGTGTTATCGCTTCGCCGGCGTGCACGACCGGGTCTCGCGTGGGGCGCTGGTGCACACGCTGCGGCATGAGTTCGCGACGCGGCTCGCGGAGAACGGCGCGTCGGCGCACGAGCTGAAGGAGCTTCTCGGGCACTCCTCGATCACCACGGGCCAGCACTATGTGGAGTCCACGGCGCGGGAGCTGCGGCTGACGGCGAGTTCCAGCCCGACGTACGGGGTGCTGGACGCGCTGCTCGCCGATGCTCCTCCCCCGTGA
- a CDS encoding epoxide hydrolase family protein: MIKPFRVDIPQADLDDLTDRLSRTRWPNEVADAGWDYGFPLARLEELAEYWRTGYDWRAHEASLNELPHFTTEIEGQNIHFVHVRSSNPDALALILTHGWPGSFLEFLDVIEPLSHDFHLVIPSIPGYGFSGPTHERGWDVVRIARAWAELMRRLGYERYGAQGGDFGSGISLALGTVAPGQVAGVHINYLPTPPAAGIELSETDEARLDKIRRLMANRPPYQTLTALTPQTIGYALTDSPVGQLVWIAERFAQWTDPRTQISDERMLTDISLYWLTATAASSGRLHHDTPRGSEPCPVPVGVAVFPHDITQSVRPLAERLYDIRHWSEFERGGHFAAMEVPELLAEDVRDFFLNHLKEEPQIFHA, from the coding sequence ATGATCAAGCCCTTCCGCGTCGACATCCCCCAGGCGGACCTCGACGACCTGACCGACCGGCTCTCCCGCACCCGCTGGCCCAACGAGGTCGCCGACGCCGGATGGGACTACGGCTTCCCGCTGGCACGCCTCGAGGAACTGGCCGAATACTGGCGCACCGGCTACGACTGGCGCGCGCACGAGGCCTCGCTCAACGAGCTTCCGCACTTCACCACCGAGATCGAGGGCCAGAACATCCACTTCGTCCACGTCCGGTCCTCGAACCCGGACGCGCTCGCACTGATCCTCACCCACGGGTGGCCCGGTTCGTTCCTGGAGTTCCTCGACGTGATCGAGCCGCTCTCACACGACTTCCACCTGGTGATCCCGTCGATCCCGGGTTACGGCTTCTCCGGGCCGACCCACGAGCGCGGCTGGGACGTCGTACGGATCGCGCGGGCCTGGGCCGAGCTGATGCGCCGTCTCGGGTACGAGCGCTACGGCGCGCAGGGCGGCGACTTCGGCTCGGGCATCTCCCTGGCGCTCGGTACGGTCGCACCCGGACAGGTCGCCGGGGTGCACATCAACTACCTGCCGACCCCGCCGGCCGCCGGCATCGAGCTGTCCGAAACGGACGAGGCCCGGCTGGACAAGATCAGGCGGCTGATGGCGAACCGTCCGCCGTACCAGACCCTGACGGCCCTCACCCCGCAGACCATCGGCTACGCACTGACCGACTCGCCGGTCGGCCAGCTGGTCTGGATCGCCGAGCGCTTCGCCCAGTGGACCGACCCTCGCACGCAGATCAGCGACGAGCGGATGCTCACCGACATCTCGCTGTACTGGCTGACCGCCACCGCGGCCTCCTCGGGACGGCTGCACCACGACACGCCACGGGGGAGTGAGCCGTGCCCGGTACCGGTCGGCGTGGCGGTCTTCCCCCACGACATCACGCAGTCGGTCCGACCGCTCGCCGAGCGCCTGTACGACATCAGGCACTGGTCGGAGTTCGAACGCGGCGGCCACTTCGCCGCGATGGAGGTGCCGGAGCTACTCGCCGAGGACGTCCGGGACTTCTTCCTCAATCACCTCAAGGAGGAGCCGCAAATCTTTCATGCATAA